The following nucleotide sequence is from Tardiphaga alba.
GCGCGAGACGCCGCGAGCTTCGAGAAGATCGGTCATGCCGCCTTTCCCTTGCGCGTGAATTTCGTCCGGAGCGTCAGCACCGGCTCGATCAGGCCGCGCGGCGCGAACACCACAATGAGGATGAGCAGCAGGCCGACCAGCGTCATCCAGTGGAACGGATTGGCGGCCGCCACGATATGCTCGAAGATCATGAAGATCACGGTGCCGGCCAGCGCGCCCCACAGATGTCCGGCGCCGCCGAGCACCAGCATGACAAGCACTTCGGCCGAGCGCTCGAAGCTGACGCTGTCGAGGCCGACCACGCCGGTCGAGATCGCCGTCAACGCGCCGCCGATGCCGGCCACCGCGCCAGCCACGCCATACATCACGACAAGGCGCGGATAGATCGACACGCCGATCATTTTTGCGCGAAGATCGTCATCCTTGATGCCGCGGCACATCAGGCCGAACGGCGAGCTGACGAAGCGCTTCAACACGATGAAGGTGATGACCAGCACGCCGAGCGAGAACAGAAAGCCGGTGCGGCTATACATGTCGAAACCGAATATGCCGAACACCTTGCCGGGCTCGATGCCCGACAGGCCGTCGCTGCCGCCGGTGAGCCAGGAGAGCTTGTTGGCCAGACCGGCCACGAGCTGGCCGACGGCGATCGACAGCACCAATTGCGGCAGACCGCGGAAGCGCGTGATCAATGCACCGGAGATCAGACCCATCACCGTGCCCGCGA
It contains:
- a CDS encoding branched-chain amino acid ABC transporter permease, which gives rise to MAVTHVPHKRNVPFAQEAAGAVAILALGAVGYFLFPDDLAFLTRLIGIAFLVLSLDLVTGYCGVATLGHAAQFGVGAYAAGIACIRGITDPVALLAVGLFAGTVMGLISGALITRFRGLPQLVLSIAVGQLVAGLANKLSWLTGGSDGLSGIEPGKVFGIFGFDMYSRTGFLFSLGVLVITFIVLKRFVSSPFGLMCRGIKDDDLRAKMIGVSIYPRLVVMYGVAGAVAGIGGALTAISTGVVGLDSVSFERSAEVLVMLVLGGAGHLWGALAGTVIFMIFEHIVAAANPFHWMTLVGLLLILIVVFAPRGLIEPVLTLRTKFTRKGKAA